AGCACTCGGTAGTCAATAATCACATCATCGGCGGCAAAAGGGGCTCCCCGGGCGGCTGTGCTCTGTGCGGTCTGCTCCAACTCCTCTTCGTCTGCGGCCTCAAGGTGGAGCCACTTCATATAGACGGCATGCGGGGCAAGAGCCAGCACTACTTTGCGAGATTCAAACTTGGCGGATGCCCAAAGGTTTTTCACGGCACCCACTATGGCCGAAGGCTCGGGCAGGTCCTGCTTTGATAGCAGGCCGGGTATTGCGGCGCTGCCCGCCGACCGGATTACAGTCTCGGAGCCGCGCTCAATCACTTCGACACCGCTTACAGTGTGGCTGCCGATGTCGAGACCTACCCTGTTTGTGAAATCAGACTTTTTTTGATGACCGAGCATGCCGTTTGCCTAATACGTACGAACGCGCTCCCTTCAGCATCATGACTAAAGGGATACCAATTATAGTATCGGCAGGTGAACGCCCGGTCTTGATGAGGAACGTCTTTACTAAGCCGTCGCATGCATAAGAGGCGTAAAGAAGTGCTGCAGCGAGCTGCCCATTGGGATCAAATATGGTCCCAATGAAAAATCTGTTGGGATCAATTTTGATCCGAATGGAGATCAAAAATGAACCTTGAAGGGATCAGAAATGATCCGAACATGTAATGTAATAAGAATTCTTTCTCAAAATATAGAGAAAAATTCTTTTCTTTTTTCTCCTTCGGACAATAAAGAACTCCTTGAAGCCGAAGGCGGCCGGGTTCCGACATCCTACTGCCGGAACTCACGCCGTAGTTGCGCCAGCGCCGTTAATGGCTATGCTTTACGCCTTCTCAGCCCGAAAAGCGATATCAGACCACCAGCACCCAATATGACCGATGCCGGTTCAGGAACCTGAGGAGATGTATAGACATTGGAGACACGGAAACCTAAGTGACTGTATTCGGAAATCTGGTTTATGTGTTCGCGTTCCGATGCCCACAGGGCGTAGTCATAGGAACTAAACGAACTACCGCGACTACCACGATAAACGCAGCCCTCGATAAAAGCACAAATTGATTCATTCCACTCGCATACATTGCCACCCTGGTCGAAAGTGCCGTAAGCGCTCTCGGAGTTCTCGAACTCTCCAATTTCAGTTCGCCAGTAGGGGCTGTCTAGGGTGAAGTCATTTTGATAGAAGTTGGCGTTGTTGCCGCCATCAGGGTCAGAGATATCGTTACTGGGTATGGTGGGGATATCGCTCTGCATCGGATAATCCCAGTAACCGGCGTTCGTCCCGCCACCCTTATAATAAGCGGCCTTGTACCACTCGTCCTCATTGGTCACAGCCCATTTCCAGTCAGTGTTGCGCAGAATGTCGCGGCCGTCACTGCCGTTGTAGCCATTAAGCGTATATGCGCCGGTCTCGGTATCGCCGTCCCCCTGGCCGTTGTGCAGCCAGTTGGCAAATCGACAAGCATCCCAATAGCTTACATAGTTTACCGGCCTGTTTGCCCAGTATGAAGTTACACTATAGCTGTAGCTGTCCGAATCGCTTGTGCGCTGAATTTTGCAGCCGCGATCAGAGGACCACATATCAGTGTTGTACAAGCCATATGGATCAGACTTTGCCTTATGGTTCAAAAAGTCACAATACTGGGCGGCAGTTACTTCGTATTTCCCGATGTTGTAGGTATATGATACTGATCCGCAGATTCTATCGGGACCGTATCCGCCTGCGCCTGCGCCGGAAAGCTCGCTGTTATTGCCCGGATCGCCGACTGTAACCGTTTCCATGTTTGTAAGCCCAAAAACATCAGCATTACAGGCAATACTCAAGCCCAGCAGCGCAATTGCCGCTGTAACTGCGCATAGTTTTCTCATCTGCTCTTCTCCGGGATTTGCTAATTTATAATGCAGAGTAACTGATGTGGTCTACCCCATCCGCAAACTTGCTAAACCTGATCTTTTGAGAGAGCGGATTTTCCTTAAGAGGATTTTTCTGTTTGCCTCCAGGAAAGATTCCTGGAGGCATATAAATGTTTAGAGGTATAAAGAAACGCTGGCTAGATGTCCAGGTTCACGCCTATATATTTCACTTGAAGCCCTGACAACTCTATCTCTGGGGCGGAATCGAGCTTGGTCGAGCCGATAATCTGGCCGGAGGTAAGATCGCTCCAGTCTGTGAGGGCATGCTTCTTCTCTGATGAAAGCTCCAGTTCCGGAGCATCAAGCGGGACTTTTACCATAAGGTCATCTTCGGTTGGGTTGATGAGCACAATGAAACCGGTCCCATCGATGATATGGCCCGAACCGTCCACGCTCTTGCCGTCCGGGAAACCGAGCACATGCTGATAGGTGTCGAAATATCTCTCGAAACGCTTTCTGAAGGCAAAGAGCTTAGCTAAGAACTCCATAAATTCCGGTCGAGCCTGTTTCAGATCGATACTGCCGCCCGCCTGAGCCAGGCCTATTGCTATCATGCTCATCTGGGCGTGAAAGAGTTCATGGAGCGGGCGTTTGGTGAGGTTATCTTCACCTGCTTCGTGCCAGTTAACGCCGTGCCAGCCTCCCCGGATCGCATGGAACGGATGCTCCCAGGTCATCTGATACATCTGCTGCCGCTGGACAAGCTCGGATTGCACAGTAGGAAAGCTATGGGTGTCGGCGATCTGCTCCTGGTCGAGTGCGCAGAGCCTGTGGTTATCTACCGGCAGGCTGAAAGCCGAAATTACAAGATCGGGTCTAGATTTATGAGCCTCATCACAGATTTCTGCTAAACGCTTGCGAGACTTGATCTCAAGCTCATTTTGATCTCTATGATCGTGATTGCGAGAGGAGCAGACCGGTATGTTCCAGTCGTTGCCGTCCCAGCAGACCGTCCGTGTGTTCATCTCATTAACGAGCGCAAGGAACCGCTCGCGCACGTAGTCGTAATAATCGGACATCACACACAGTGAGAGCGCCCCTGATCTGCCGGAGGTCGAATTAGGGACCGTCCACTCCGGGTGTTCGTCTTCAACGGAAGACCGCCAGTAACTGCAGGTGAACGGGTTTATCCAGTAGCCCATATCAAGGCCTACTTCGCTTGCGCGCTTGGCTATCTCCGAAATGCCATTGGGGAACTTGCCCGCATCCCCGCGCATCGGCCAAATGGCTTCCCAACCCAGGTCGAGCTGGAGCGCATCATAAAAGCCAGCCTGTTTGATCAGGTCGATGTAGTCGATCAGGAGAGTGCGGTCATAGTTGGACAGAATCGGAC
The Armatimonadota bacterium DNA segment above includes these coding regions:
- a CDS encoding SUMF1/EgtB/PvdO family nonheme iron enzyme, whose translation is MRKLCAVTAAIALLGLSIACNADVFGLTNMETVTVGDPGNNSELSGAGAGGYGPDRICGSVSYTYNIGKYEVTAAQYCDFLNHKAKSDPYGLYNTDMWSSDRGCKIQRTSDSDSYSYSVTSYWANRPVNYVSYWDACRFANWLHNGQGDGDTETGAYTLNGYNGSDGRDILRNTDWKWAVTNEDEWYKAAYYKGGGTNAGYWDYPMQSDIPTIPSNDISDPDGGNNANFYQNDFTLDSPYWRTEIGEFENSESAYGTFDQGGNVCEWNESICAFIEGCVYRGSRGSSFSSYDYALWASEREHINQISEYSHLGFRVSNVYTSPQVPEPASVILGAGGLISLFGLRRRKA
- a CDS encoding alpha-galactosidase codes for the protein MTDKAIGFVQEIPGGMVLEIGNGWMQRRVHVISGKIGTTSLVNMLNVEEYLEETKAEFEITISGEGQLVTLDFKDFEFKGCETPDWSDEIKTVEVRLEAEVNDVPLEVSVFYEAKADVDFMRKWIKVHPCKLEGWTIRCVTIENMGFREMVEGVTPLSRYPKTYAGHEDNVHIQPDAVNTAEPNFSFAFGDTSRAVLSYWGYGEGLYFFTESLTGEESFHRPTGLVMKHHDCVPITEGVTTGAAIIGGYAGPPEIGFKRYNRHLTDNWCAVKGKSMPVAWDTWLVTREGNCPILSNYDRTLLIDYIDLIKQAGFYDALQLDLGWEAIWPMRGDAGKFPNGISEIAKRASEVGLDMGYWINPFTCSYWRSSVEDEHPEWTVPNSTSGRSGALSLCVMSDYYDYVRERFLALVNEMNTRTVCWDGNDWNIPVCSSRNHDHRDQNELEIKSRKRLAEICDEAHKSRPDLVISAFSLPVDNHRLCALDQEQIADTHSFPTVQSELVQRQQMYQMTWEHPFHAIRGGWHGVNWHEAGEDNLTKRPLHELFHAQMSMIAIGLAQAGGSIDLKQARPEFMEFLAKLFAFRKRFERYFDTYQHVLGFPDGKSVDGSGHIIDGTGFIVLINPTEDDLMVKVPLDAPELELSSEKKHALTDWSDLTSGQIIGSTKLDSAPEIELSGLQVKYIGVNLDI